The Candidatus Desulfovibrio trichonymphae region CCTGCCCCAGCTTGAGAGCGGAAGTCGCATTTTTTGCGGTAAACACCTGCTCGACGGCCGCCTCGTCAGGCTTGTACCTGCCAAGCACCGCGATCAGCTCATGATAGATAAAGGCCAGTCTGGCGGAAAACGTCCTGTCAGATGGCGATGCGCGCACAACACCGCAAGCAACAAGGGCAAGCACGCCCGCGCTTTCACGCACAATACCCCATCCCGTGCGCTGCGAACCGGGGTCAATGCCTATAACGGCGACAGGCAGCGGCACGGCAGCAGTCAGCAAGACAGAAAACCCCTGTCCGCAAATGACGGACGCGTCTACTCCGTCGGCATGTCGTCGGGAAAATCCACATTGACGTAAATGTTCTGCACATCATCATTGTCGTCCAGCGCCTTCATAAAACGCAGCACTTTCTGCCCGATATCCGCGTTCACAGCCACCAGATTCTGCGGAATCATGGCAAGTTCCGCAGACTGCATTTCAATGCCAGCGGCCTCAAACGCGTCGCGCACAGCGGCAAAATCTGCCATGGCCGTGTATATGGTCCACACATCTTCCTCATCCAGCACATCGTCTGCCCCTGCCTCCAGAGCCGCCTCCATGATACGGTCTTCCGCATACGCGGCCTTGTCAACACTGACAACTCCCTTGCGCTCAAACATCCAGCCGACGCTGCCGTTTTCGCCGAGCACCCCGCCGTGCTTGGTAAAGAGATGGCGCACCTCAGCCACAGTGCGATTTTTGTTGTCTGTGGCTACTTCCACCATAACAGCTATGCCGCCGGGGCCGTAGCCCTCGTAAAAAGTCTCTGTGATATCGCCGCCCGCGTCTTCGCCGGTACCCTTGCGGATGGCCACCTCAATTTTATCCTTTGGCAGATTGACGGTTTTCGCCGTTGCTATGGCTGCCCGCAGACGGGGATTACCCGCCGTGTCGCCGCCACTTTTGGCTGCTATGATGATTTCCTTGGTGGCTTTTGTGAATATTTTACCGCGCTTTTCGTCCTGCCGTCCCTTGCGGTGTTGAATGTTGGCCCACTTGCTGTGCCCTGACATACATTGCCCTCCGAAAAATATGATTAAACAAGTTCTTTCAAAAAATGCAGCCCCGTAAAAAATGTTTCCTTGCTCTCAGCGCGCGAACTTTTTGGCTTGAAGGACTTGACCACACTGAAAGTCTGACGCATGGGTACCAGCAATTGCTGGATGTCCGGCCCCATAAAAATTTTGACTACAAATGCCCCATCCTGTTTTAAACGCCTGCAAGCGACTGAAAACGCCTCTTGCGCCAGTTTCAGGGAGCGCATCTGATCCGTCAGGTGAACGCCCGTGGTGCGCGGCGCCATATCGCTGATAACCAGATCAAACGGGTTAAACTCGTCCAGCCTCGCTTCAAACGCGGCTGAGCGGTCAAAAATGTCTTCCCGCATGAAAATTACCTGCGGCGGGAAGACAGTGTCGGTGTTTTGAATGTCGCAGGCGAACACCAGCCCTTCGCAGCCCACTTTCTCCGCAGCGATCAACGTCCAGGAACCGGGCGCGGCGCCCAGATCCAGCACTTTCATTCCCGACTTCATCAGACGAAATTTGGCGTCAAGTTCCCGCAGTTTGTAAATGGAACGGGCCGGATAGTTTTCCCTTCTGGCTTTGAGAAAGTAGTGGTCACGGTATTCCTTCATGGCCGACCTCAATTTGCCAGAATACACATTTTTTCCGCGTTCGCCAAGTCTTGCCTATGGTGACCGCAGGGCAATCGACTATTTTAACCAGAGCAAAATGGCGGCAAGCTGAAGAACGGCCTTAAATGACATG contains the following coding sequences:
- the ruvC gene encoding crossover junction endodeoxyribonuclease RuvC, which encodes MPLPVAVIGIDPGSQRTGWGIVRESAGVLALVACGVVRASPSDRTFSARLAFIYHELIAVLGRYKPDEAAVEQVFTAKNATSALKLGQARGVAVAACAACGLSISDYEPTLVKQSLVGTGRAEKEQVAFMVKRLLNAREMRWSLDASDALAVALCHLNTRRFAALTAGVNQH
- a CDS encoding YebC/PmpR family DNA-binding transcriptional regulator, encoding MSGHSKWANIQHRKGRQDEKRGKIFTKATKEIIIAAKSGGDTAGNPRLRAAIATAKTVNLPKDKIEVAIRKGTGEDAGGDITETFYEGYGPGGIAVMVEVATDNKNRTVAEVRHLFTKHGGVLGENGSVGWMFERKGVVSVDKAAYAEDRIMEAALEAGADDVLDEEDVWTIYTAMADFAAVRDAFEAAGIEMQSAELAMIPQNLVAVNADIGQKVLRFMKALDDNDDVQNIYVNVDFPDDMPTE
- a CDS encoding SAM-dependent methyltransferase, which produces MKEYRDHYFLKARRENYPARSIYKLRELDAKFRLMKSGMKVLDLGAAPGSWTLIAAEKVGCEGLVFACDIQNTDTVFPPQVIFMREDIFDRSAAFEARLDEFNPFDLVISDMAPRTTGVHLTDQMRSLKLAQEAFSVACRRLKQDGAFVVKIFMGPDIQQLLVPMRQTFSVVKSFKPKSSRAESKETFFTGLHFLKELV